In Phaseolus vulgaris cultivar G19833 chromosome 3, P. vulgaris v2.0, whole genome shotgun sequence, the sequence TCTCATGGGGGAGGAGTCCGTAGTGGGGGAGGATTTATTCGGGAATTTTTGGACTCTAAAGACCTTACCTTCGACACATTTTATGGCTTGGAGGGTGTTACATAATGTCATTCCTACTAAGGACAATCTTTCGAGACGTGGCATACCTTTGATGAGTGATTGGTGCCCCCTGTGTGGTGTGGAAGAAGAGTCGGTAAGACACTTGTTTTTTGAATGTAAGATCTCTTGGAGAATTTGGGGTATGTGTCTCACTTGGCTGGGGCTCCCTTTGGTGCTTCATTGTGATGCACAAATGCATTTTAGGATGTTCAAACCTATTGGTCTAAACTACGCAGTTACCAGGTGCTGGGGGGTATTTGGGTAGGTattgtgagtgaaatttggaattACAGGAATAGGGTTGGGTTTGAGAATGGGTAGGTGGATCTAGTGGAGGTTTTTACTGTGGTACAAAGGAAGACTTGGTCTTGGGtcacaataaaagaaaaatcggttgttttctcTTACTCAGACTGGTGTCTGGAACCTCTTTGTTGTATGAGGTATTTGAAAGTCTGATTATTTGCATTTTTAACTAACGTTTTTTCCCAGTCTTGGTAGTTGTGGTGTGGTTTGTGCAAGTTTCATCGATAACTCCTATCTGGCAAGGTTGGACTGAGGTTTGGAAAGTATTGCATGGATGTGCAGGTTGTCTTGGTCATTCCTATTTGGCAGGATCAGACTGATGACTTTGTTCTGAGCTGCAGTAAAGGAAGTGTTTTTGTTGTACGCTTATCGGTTTGGTGCTGAATTTTTACGGTGTATGAACTGTGGCAAAAGGTTATGTGGCATTTTCTGGTTACTACTGTGGCCAGTTCAGGAGGTTGTTATGTGTATTTTGTAGGGTATTTTTGTCTTACGTATCCTTCTCATAAGGATCGGTTTGTCGATGTTAGCACTTGGACTTTTGGTACAACTCAACCTGTTACAAAGTTATGACTTAGTTGTTGGATGGTGTGTCTTGTATTGGTTTGATGAGTTTGACTCTTAGGTAAGGTCCTCCAGCATGATGACAAAGACCTTATTTAGTTGTTGGATGCATGTCCTTGTTTGAGGATGTGACCTCTCTGGTGGGGTGATATAACTGTATTTGTTGGGTTTCTTTATCTTTGTCTGGGATTTTATCTTGATCTGTAGTACAATGTTTGTTGGATCCTTAGTTGGCAGGATTCTAGAAAACCTGTTTTTGGAATTTTGTACAAAGGTTGAGATACCcctgaagtgtctcattttattttatttattctttgctgataaaaaacaaatctgatttttaataatttttaattatttactatAAGACAGAAATATATGTTTCTTTCCAAGTTTGTACAACTTCCAAGACAATTAAACCTACATTGAAAGAATGGGATTATCTGATTGACTACTGTACttttaaggattttttttttcttttatagttTTAGAAACTAATGTAAAAATGTTACAcacttaaaaacaaaaagatttTTTAACCTCAAATTATGAGAATATAATTGTAAGTATATGGCTTGATAGAAGAAATATAGATTTGTTTTAAAGTTATTATAAGATGTAATGTTTAATAACTATATTATCTATCAACATCAAATGTGGTAAAGTATGCTAAATTCTGAGTACCCAAAACATATATCACCAGACCAGTTTCTCACTAAATTCTTAGAACACAAAAGAATATATAGCATatccaaaaaaataaatgcaaCTTTTAAGACAAACAGTTATTTGCTTTCCAAAGAAGCCTCTAGCATTCAAGTAGTTCATAGAAATATTGACAAATTGGGTTTGATGAGAAACATCATGTAGATTCTACTCTAGAAGTTGGAGAATATAGACAAGGAAATACTAAGATGTCAACACAGGAACAATGAAAAATGCCCTTGACGAGGACTAAAACCAAATAATATTGGCCCTTAGTTGTGAACTTGTAATGATTTACTGATAGATAAAATAGGTAGTGTATGATCAGGTGTAGCTCTTCAACCCCCTCCGCTGAAACCTTACTTTGAATCTGATGACCACATGCCGTGTCGCTTGAAGAATTCTCTAAGTCCATAAGCACTTAAGTCGTAGCTGAACTGCAAGTgcataaaattaaattgaaattggATAAATTATTACAACATCTCCCAGATGCAAATGAGTATATGTCAGGCATGTACAAACAAATTTGATAAGTTTTCTAGTGACTTAATGGTATATTACTATTCTTACTACCTATACATATACTCATTATACTTATTTGTTTGAGAGgagttaaaaattcaaaataacaataattagtAATAGATATCAGTTAGCCTGAAAAAGGATTCTCAAGGTGGCAACTAGACTTAATGAGAACAAAAACAACTTACTGGCAAAACTTTCACattatatttagtaatattCGGTTCAGCTACCCTTCCCTGTTTGTCTGCCTGTTTAAAGAAACACAAGTCTCAAATTACAAAAGAATTTACATGGAGTGGTAGTCAATGGGCAGATTAACATATGAATAGAAACCATATTACTGCTGCAGAATACATCCTTTCTGATCAACCACTCCATTAAAAGAATACTTTATAAAACTTATCCAGTAGGAAATTTATGCAGTGAAGTGATCAGATAGTGATGAACAGGTAAGGAACACCATACTTGTATTGGACTGTGAAATATTTCAATGAATGGATACTCCTTCTTTTGCCGAGTTATACAAAACCCAGGATACTTCGGACATTCAACctgcaaagcaccagaaaaaaaaaacatttcatcAATGCACACTAACATGCTATAGAGTGCACAGAAAATACATAGCCCAAActcaagaaaataataataatcacgcaataaaatacaaagaaaagaaaactgcCATGTGAGTACATCTGTGTTTATGTTTTTGTGATTCTAGTTCAATCTAACGGGACAGGTGCTATGCTGCATCAAGAGAGATGTTATTGATACGATTGCCAACAGTTGCACGAGCacattaattatgaaaaataacttACACGCATAAATTTTACATGAGGATAAAACTCAACAGCAGCTTCTTCCAATACTTTGTCAAGATGTCGTGTGTAATTCCCCCTGCATCATCAAATAACTAATCGTTATTAGTTATCACTAAATCTTTTCACTTTTCCTTTGCATTAAAACTAAAGTCATGTTCAGATAAGGAGAACCGAATAAGAATTCAGAAGCTAACCCCAGATGACCTGATAGTAAATGCAGCAACTACAGGAAAACCTTCATGAAGAAGTGCAACAAACTCACGCTCAGAGGTAAAATGAATAACCCTAGATGGTCCAAGATCCTTCGGATAACCAGTATAGTACCTTAAGTTATCAAAATTCCAAGAAAATTAACACCTTACAGTAGAAAGAGAATCAGAACAGGCAAAACTATCCCATGAAAAAGGCACTGTGCCATAACAATGCAGCTATTTCTGGAGTTTAGGCGAACTACCGTACCATAGCCAATCCCTACCGAACTTCATTAGTGATATATACAGATTTGAAATTAGATTCCAAAGATTTATTGACATGATTGGAAaaaagattaaatatatttttggtatCTCAATATATTTACCAATCCAAGACTAAAAAGTacttaataaagataaaataaagagaCAAAAACGAATTTTTCAATAAGCAAACAGAAATTTTAAATGACTCAGTTATAGCACAAGGAGTGCTTACTTGGCAGAAAGTACAGATTACACATAAAGAAATTAAACAGAGTCATCAACTCTCAAAAACCCATTTAGAACTATATAATTCTCCTActcaaaacttttttttgtaCTACAATATGCACAACCTATCAAGCCCCAAGTTACCGAAGatgataatattatatttttaagatgATAAAACACTATTTCAAGATATGTTGAGTGAACAATAATGTATTTTATTCTTGAAAGCTTTATAAATCAAGTTACTATAATTACACCACACTATAAATATGAATAACAAAAACCTGTCATATACAGCAAGTTAACACTGGCAGTTAAGCATCATATGCACGAATTCATACTTGCAAGTTGAACGGAGATGAGTGATCATCCGATCAAAAAATGATGAATCCTCCATTACACAGTGAATGCAACAGGCTAAACTATCCAGTTCCTGCAAATAAATACCTGTTACCGACAGACTACATTATCGAACACCTAGCAAGCATTGCACAGAGTGTGTGAAACTCAAATATGAGaaaaaagtaagaaaagaaaataaagaagagtAATACAGAAACAGgagtgaaatgaaaaaaaaaatctaagttAATTGGAAATTTGAATTCTTATACCCACTTTGCATCACTTTTCCACCACCCAAACGGGGAATCGGACTATAAAATAACCCTGATGAAAAGATTGTGCTTTGAGTTTGGcactttcttcctgcacccccacaaagTTGCGTAAAGACAAAACTGTCCCTATATAAACtgtacattaataaaaaaatttgtattccggattatgaaatccggtaaatttttggattggcccttccggtaaatttttggattggcaCATCCGGTAATTTCCCAGATTGGTGCTTCTGGTAGTACATGAATGatagtgttaatccaaaataaaaaaatgcaaaacatccataattgaaaaaaccattccAGATCCGttaatccgtaattcaaaatatgcattccagattcagaaatccataattgaaaaaaatcattccggatccaccaatccgtaatagaaattaggcttctggattcagcaatccggaaatcaataatttatgcaaactttgcttccggaacaccccctcatccggaatgcaacatgattcacttccggattgatgaatccgtagcacactctcAGATCACGAAATTGTTAGGGTCAGTTtcgaaatttaaaaaattgtgggTATGAAGCTCTGACTCTGGCACAAAATTGACACAACACAAGCACAAGGAGATAGCCAATGTATAAAATCctttgtgtatattgaacacatagggttatgtttatatagaaaaagaaacataCGGAAAATATGGGCCAAGCCCATTACATAGATAggaatatctaacaatatctataatatcttgTAATATCTAGtaatctaataatatctaacatatACAAATATAATAACACAACTAAAATCTAATTAGAGAATTAAGATTTGTATAAATCACATTCTAAAATCAAGTTGTTCAATTTTCATATAATAGTGACATGGGAACACTCACCGcttatatatacaaatataatcaACATAACAAAATCTAAATTGAGAATTAAGATTTATATAAATCAAATTCTAAAATCATACCTGTCCAATTTCCATATAATAGTGATCCTCGAAAATAGAATATTGAGAAACATATTTCTTAGTAGTTATAACAACTAGTTAAGTCCAATGGAAACAAGCCTTAAAGAAATAATGAGCCTAAActtgattttcttttatttttttacaatatatcTAGTATCTACGCAGCATTTAGCCAATAAAAGATGTCAACTCTCTTTACTCGTGCTCAGCTGGGTTGGAGAGGTGTCCAAACAGTGTCGAAAAGGTGTCTGAGCGGGAAAAAAGATTAATGAGTGTTAAAGTGTGTCTAACAAGTACCATGTCTGGTGTGGTTGGTCGAGCAATCACAACCTACACAATTGGCCGGGTTTCCCTTTAGGGAAGGTGGTTGCACGTGGAACCATGTGTGCATGgagaacaatttttttattgggCTTAGGTTTAAACCAAAACACCCATTGACCCAATAAGAGTTTTTGTGCGAGCAAAACCCGAAACCTCAAAATGAGATAGAACAGAAAAACATGGGGATTCCACTGTTTCCACAATCTTTGGCAGTTTTCCTTTAGGGAAGGAGGTTGCACATAGAACCATCTGTGCATGAAGAACATTTTTTATTGGGCTTGGGTTTAAACCAAAAACCCTTTGACCCAATAAAAGTTTTTGCGAGCAAAACCCAGAACCTCAAAATgagataaaacaaaaaaaaacatggtGATTCCACCATTTCCATAATCTTCGGCAACAGTCCTACTCTGGCATAATATTGCATGTGCTCTAAATTGGACATGGGGGGCAGAATCGTGAATCATGCAATTCGACGTTTTTAATCGCGATTTTGACTACTATGTCTAATACCATCTTAGAATTAAACTAAAAGTTTAACTCAACCACACAAAATTGACTTGTTAGAGGAGGATTGCCCAAGCTTTATAAGCTCTATTTGAGTCATGTCTAGTTTAGAGAGACTACACACCAAAAGGTTCAATTTAAGGAAGTCTCAAAAGAGGCTAAATTACAGTGAGCTAGGAATGACTGCAATTAAGAAGGCTTTCCAACAAAAACCTAATTCCTTTAaccaagaaaattaaaattatccgTTCAATTGGTCCAACGGTGGGAAACAGTGGGAAAACGAGCAAAAACAGAAACACATGAGCAACAACCAAATTGAACGGCATTCCAAAAGGGTTTGTACAAACCAGTTGATAAAAGTGAAATTGGGAGGGGAATGATAAAGAAAAATGGAGtgaattgaaaatatattaGGGAAAGTGATAGATCGATCAAACACGCTTCAAACAAGATAAGGAAAAtggaaaataaagagaaaattgTAGCGACTTACAGACTATAAAGGGAACAGGTAGAGAACCCTCGTCTTCCCAGAATCGGATGCAAGCTTTGTCGCCCTTCGATTTCCGCTGGCGCAGTCGCAGGTTGCAAGAACAGGCTCGACCTTTCTTTGTTTCCCCccacactttttttttccttcgtTTTTGTTTTTTCACTCTCTCCCCTTTACAGCATAATAAccctaaaattaataaaactcgATAATCATGgtaaaataattgtatattttaaatcaaCAGCAATAACATTCTTATCATAAAAGCATATATACAGTGTAATCAcagttaaaataatataattttatgataaaCACTTCATCAAGTATGATTATATTCGATTTTTAATAtaacaacaaaattttaattttaattttatttata encodes:
- the LOC137807285 gene encoding uncharacterized protein isoform X2; protein product: MEDSSFFDRMITHLRSTCKYYTGYPKDLGPSRVIHFTSEREFVALLHEGFPVVAAFTIRGNYTRHLDKVLEEAAVEFYPHVECPKYPGFCITRQKKEYPFIEIFHSPIQADKQGRVAEPNITKYNVKVLPFSYDLSAYGLREFFKRHGMWSSDSK
- the LOC137807285 gene encoding uncharacterized protein isoform X1, which codes for MEDSSFFDRMITHLRSTCKYYTGYPKDLGPSRVIHFTSEREFVALLHEGFPVVAAFTIRGNYTRHLDKVLEEAAVEFYPHVKFMRVECPKYPGFCITRQKKEYPFIEIFHSPIQADKQGRVAEPNITKYNVKVLPFSYDLSAYGLREFFKRHGMWSSDSK